The sequence ATCGCGCCACTGCTATCGGCATCGGAGTCTCGTGCATCATCACCGCCTTGGTCGGCCACGGTGAATCCATCGCCGGTCGGGGCAATCACCGTGATCGTGTAGGTCCCTGGCGCCAGGGTATCGAAGCGGTAGAAGCCGGTAATCGTGGTCGTTGCCGTCAGATTGACCGACGTGCCAAAACCGGTCGTGCCACGCAACTGCACCGTGACGTTCGCCACCCCCAGCTCACCGGTGTCCTGTACGCCGTTGCCGTTCGTATCGCGCCAGACCCGGTCGCCAATGCTGGCCGGGCGGTAGAGGCCCGCATCCCAAGTCAGGTCCACTTCGCCGGACTCGAGCACCGTGGCGGTCATGACGCCCGTGGTCGGGTCGGCGTCTGAATCCGCTGCATCATCACTCCCCTGGTTGGCTGCCGTGATGAGGTACCCTGCTGGCGCGACTACTGTCACCGTGTACGTCCCCGGCGCCAGAGTAGCGAACTGATAGAAGCCAGTGATGGTCGTGGTTGCCGTCAAACTGACAGTCGTGCCTACGCTGGTTATACCGTTCAACCGCACTTCGACGCCTGCCACCCCCGGCTCACCGGTCTCCTGCACCCCGTTGCCGTTGAGGTCCTCCCAGACGACGTTGCCAATGCTGGCCGGACGGTAGAGGCCCGCGTCCCAAGTCAGGTCTACTTCGCCGGACTCGAGCACCGTGGCGGTCATGACGCCCGTGGTCGGGTCGGTGTCTGAATCCGCTGCATCATCACTCCCCTGGTTGGCTGCCGTGAAGACATACCCTGCTGGCGCGACCACCGTCACCGTGTACGTCCCCGGCGCCAGAGTAGCGAACTGATAGAAGCCAGTGATGGTCGTGGTTGCCGTCAAACTGACAGTCGTGCCTACGCTGGTTATACCGTTCAACCGCACTTCGACGCCTGCCACCCCCGGCTCACCGGTCTCTTGCACGCCGTTGCCGTTGAGGTCCTCCCAGACAACGTCGCCGATACTGGCGAAGCGGTAGAGGCCCATATCCCAACTCGGATCGTTATCACCCGATCTGAGCGTAATGATAGTGGTCTGGCGCGAAATCGGATTGACATCGCTATCAGTTGCGTCATTACTCCCTTGATCAGGCGTACTGATGGCAAAACCGGTAGGCAGGTTAAAGAGCAAGTAATACTCACCCGGCGCCAAACCACTAAAGCTGTAGTTACCATTGGTATCAGTGTTGGTAGCAGTAATGAAGACATCATCACCGCCGCCAATTACACCGTTCGGGCCAACGCTGAAGATAGCAACGGCTACACCTGTTACCCCTGTAGTCTCAACCGCATCCTGGACACCGTTGCCATTCGTATCGAGCCAGACCCGGTCGCCGATGCTGGCTGGACGGTAGAGGCCCGCGTCCCAAGTGTTATCGGTCTGATCGCTTACCAGGGTGAAGGTGGCTGTTCGACCGGTTGTCCGGTTCGCGTCCGAGTCGCTCGTATCCGTACCCTGATCGGCCATAGTAAAGACATAGACAGCGGGCAGGTTACTGAATTCGAGATAGTACGCACCGGGTAGCAGACCGCTGAAGCTGTACGAGCCGCCGCCAGTCGTGGTGACGGAACCAACCGCAGTTCCGTCGGCTCGATACAGGGTCACGGTTACTCCATCGATCCCATTCTCGCCACTGTCTTGCTGTCCGTTGCCATTGACATCTTCCCAGACGAAGTTGCCAACACTGGCCCGATTGAAAACGCCCATATCCCACGTCGGGTCATTATCCCCGGCGTTTAGCGTAATCACAGTGGTGCGGCGCGTAGTTGGATCGGCATCACTATCAACGGTGTCATCACTCCCTTGATCGCGTGGGCTGACATCGCTATAGCCAGCCGGTAGCGCGAATTGGAGGTAGTACGACCCGGGGATTAGGTGCGTGAAGCCGTAAATACCGTTCACGCCAGTTGTTGTGCTCGCCACTAACGTATCGTCACCGCCGCCAATCGCGTTGTCGGGGCCAGCGCTGAATAGTTCAACCACGACGCCACTGATCCCGTTCTCTCCACTATCCTGCACGCCATTAGCATTCTGGTCGTGCCAGACCAGATCACCGAGCCGGGCCTGACGGAAGAAACCAAAGTCAACCGTTAAATTACCGTTCGTGCCGTCGCCGTCAACAGCAACGTCCGGCTCAGTACCGCGGGTGAGAGTGATCGGCGCGCTGTCAACATTACCACTGCCACCAGTGGTACCGTTGTCATCATTGTTTATATTGCTATCCGGATCGGGTGCCGCCTCGTAAGAGCCGGTTGCCACGCCGTTGGCTCCGGTGCTGGAAACAAAGCTGGCCAGGGGCTGCCCGGTTGCGAATTGACTGGCCGGAATGCGCACAATGTAATTCCCCTCGATCAGATCGGTGAAGGTGTACAAGCCGCCGCCCGACGTGGTAGTGGAGGCCACAAATTCGCTATCGTCAGCCTGGTTGTTGCCGTTGCTGTCAAGGTAGAGTTCGACCCGTACTCCATCAATACCGGGTTCACCAACATCAACGATCCCGTTATTGTTCAGATCGTTCCAGACCAGATTACCGAGAGTAAGCGGCTCGAAGAAGCCAAAGTCGAGCGTGAGATTGCCGTTATTCCCGTCACCATCGGTGGTTGGCTCAAACGATGGATTGAGCGAAATAACACCACTGACAACTCCGTTGATCGTGTCGGTACCGTTGTCATCATTGTCTACATTGTTATCCGGATCGGGTGCTGGCTCATAAGGCCCAGTTGCGGATCCATTGCTACCGGTGCTTGAGCGATGGCGATAGAGAGGCTGACCAGCAGCGAAGTTGCTGGCCGGAATGACCACAATGTAGTCACCCTGCTCCAAACCGCTGAAGAGATAGGCACCGTTGCCATCCGTCGTTGTGAAGGTAACAAACTCTCCTGAATCGGCCTGGCCATTACCGTTGCTATCGCGGTATAGCTCAACCCGCACGTTGGGAATACCGCTCTCGCCACTGTCAACGACACCGTTGTCGTTGGCATCGTACCAGACCAGATTACCCAGCGTGAGACGCGGATAGAGGCCAAGATCCCAACTCAGATCATTATTATTGGTGTTGCCAAGTGTGATATTGGCTGTTCGCAAGGTTGTCGGATTGACATCTGAGTCGGCTGTATCATTACTACCCTGATCAGACGGACTGACGGCATACTGAGCAGGAATGTCACTGAAGACCAGATAGTAAGTACCGGAAATCAGGTATCTGAACAGATAGCTAGTGGCTGCCGCGACTGACGTGCGGGTGATCGGCTGGATTCCAGGTGTATTCGGATCGCCATCAAGCGGCTGGTTGGTTGCGGCATTGTAGATTGTGACTGTGACCCCAGCGATGTCAGTCGTCTCACCACCATCCTGAATGCCATTCCCATTCGCATCCAGCCACACCCGGTCACCAATCTGACCTTCATCGAACAGACCAAAGTCAATGGTCAGATTACTGTTCGCATCAATAGCCGGATTGGTCACACCATAGGGCATGGTTATATCGGGTTCGCCAGTGGGCATCATCCCAACGCGCACCGTAAAGACAGCGCTGCGCTCGTTGTTTCCATTCGCCGTACCGTTGTCATCATTATCAACCGTGCTGGCGTCGGGATCAGGTGCCGGTTCGTAGGGGCCGGTAGCCATACCATTAATACCGGTGCTCGACACATTATTAGCATTCGAGACCAATTCTACAACGTAATTTCCGCCATCACGGAGGCCACCAAACAGGTAACGACCGCCGTTACTGGTCGTCGTGGTAATGACGGCTGTCGCTTCACTACCATCTAGTACGCCATTGCCATCGGCATCGTAGAACAAGCGCATCTCTCTACCGTTGACATATCCGGTACTTGCATCTCCAGCATCAAACACGCCATTGTTGTTGTAATCGAGCCAGACCCGATTCCCAATCGTCAAGCTGTAGAAGCCGAAATCAACGGTCAGGTTCGTATTGCTATCACCATCTTCGTCGGTTGGCTCACCACCGAGGCTGAGCGTTACTGCTGCGCTGCGAACGAGATCGGTTGCAGCGCCGGTCACAACCCCCACGTTCGGTCCGATACCATTGTCATCGCCGTCAGTGTCGGTATCGGGATCAGCGGCGCTATCGTTGGCGTTCCCACCATCGCTGCTGCGGAAGAAGCGTAAGGCGCCACCACTGGCAAAGTTGTTGGCCGGAATGACGACCAGATAATCACCAGGTACCAGGTTGTCAAAGCGGTAATTCCCGCCACCACTGGTGGTAGTCGTTGCCACCAGCGTATCGGTACCGGCATCATAGCTACCGTTACCATTCACATCGCGGTAGAGTTGGACAACGACACCATTGATGCCCGGTTCACCCGAATCAACAGTGCGATCATTGTCGTAGTCGTGCCAGACCAGGTTGCCCAACGCTAGCGGGCGGAAGAAGCCAAAGTCGAGCGTGAGATTGCCGTTATTCCCGTCACCATCGGTGGTTGGCTCGTCTTGTGAGCGCAGGGTGATAATGTCAGAAAGGATATTACCGCTACCATCATCAGTACCGTTATCGTCATTATCAATGTTGTTATCAGGGTCTGGTGCCGCCTCGTAAGGACCGGTTGCACTTCCCACGGTACCCGTGCTCGAACGGAACGCGGGCTGTGTACCACTCGGCCCCAGCGTCTGACCAGTGTTGAAGTTACTCGCCGGAATCTCGACCAGATAGTTGCCCGGATCGAGGTTGGGGAAGCTGTAGAAGCCGCCACCGGAGGTTACGGTTGATGCGATGGGTGTATCTTCGCCGGAGTCAATCGTGCCATTACGATCTGTGTCGCGGTAAAGATTGACCGTTACCCCATCAATCCCATTCTCGCCAGCATCGAGCAGGCCATTATTGTTGACGTCATTCCAGACCCGATTACCCAGATTGACAAGCTGGTACAGACCGGCGTCCCAGGTCAGGTCTTCCTGACCGACAGATAGTGTAGTGAGGCTGGTAAAGCCGCTTGTCCTATCAGGATCGCTGTCAGTTGCATCATTACCGCCCTGATCTTGCGGACTACGGACATAGCCGGTCGGTAGGCCAAAGCCCAGATAGTAGTTACCTGGAATGAGATAGCTGAAACCGTAGTTTCCACTGGCATCAGTAGTGGTGGTCGCCACCAGGGTATCACCAGTACTCGGCTGACCATCACCATTCGTATCGTAAAAGAGTTGGACCGTCACGCCACCGATACCGGTCTCGTCACCACCATTCTGCACACCGTTAGCATCGCGGTCAAACCAGACCAGATTCCCGATCTGGGCCGGTCGGAAAAGACCGAAGTCAACGGTCAGGTTGCTGTTTTCGTTGCGCGCCGGGTCAGTAAGTGCAGCAGGTAACGGATCGCTCTCACCGGTTGGTTCACTATTGGGCCGCAAACGCACAATGGTGCTCCGCACCACACTACCGCTTTGGGTACCGTTATCATCACTGTCAGTCGCGTCGGTATCAGCATTGGGCGCCGGTTCATACGGCCCGCTGGTGCTCCCGTTCGTGCCGGTGCTCGACACATAACCTGCCGGTAAGACCACTTCTACCAGATAGTCGCCCTGCACCAGACCACTGAACAGGTAGTAGCCACCGTGGTTCGTCGTGGTTGTAGCGACTGGCGTCGTCTCACCGCTATCGTTCACATCACCATCGCCATTGAGATCACGGTAGAGATGTACCATAACGCCATCAATACCAAACTCACCCGTGCTGAGTTGACCGTCGTTATTGGTATCTTCCCACACCCGATTACCCAACGACAGAAGCTGGTAGAGACCGGCATCCCAGGTCAGATCATTCTCGCCTGACTCGAGATCAATCGTGATTGTGGTCGCTGTCGCGCTCACACCGGTCGGCACGTCGGAGTCCGTAGCATCGGTCGCTGCCGGTGCATCGCCGACGGTGAAGGCGTAGCCATTAGGCCGCGTGAATCGCACACGGTAGAGGCCGGGTTGCAGATTCGTAAAGCTATATGCGCCGCTGCCATTGGTCGTTGCGGTTGCCAATGTATCATCAGATGTGCCGAAAGTGCGGTCACGTCCGGCGCCGATCAGCGCTACAGCAACATTGGCAAAACCGGGTTCACCCGTCTCTTGCACACCGTTCCCGTTCAGGTCTTCCCAGACGAAATCGCCCAGGTTAGCCGGAATAACCAGACCTGCATCCCACGTTAGATCGGTCTCACCCGAATCAAGCGTCGTCGCGATCATAACGCCTGACGCATCAGCATCACTATCATTGGCATCATTCGCTCCGGCAACTTCGGTTGCTGTTATATCGCGATAGGTGAAGACTTCGCCGGTCGGTGCAGTGACGGTTATCTGGTATGTGCCCGGTACCAGATTGGTAAAGCTGTAGAAACCACCACCTGACGTCGTGATTGTCTGATTAACAAGGGCGCCACTACCGGTTGTACCAGTTAGTGTCACTGTAACATTATCAAGTCCCGTTTCACCGGTATCTTGCACCCCATTGCCGTTCGTATCGCGCCAGACCCGGTCGCCAATCGTTGCCGGACGGTACAGACCGGCGTCCCAGGTCAGGTCTTCCTCACCCGATTCGAGGGTTGTCGTGGCCATCACACCAGCACCGTTGGCATCCGAATCGCCGCTATCGTCACCCTGATCGGCTGCGGTGAAGAAGTAACCGGCTGGAGCAGTGACGGTAATGGTATAACTACCCGGTGTGAGATCGTTGAACAGATAGAAACCGTTACTGTCAGTTTGGGCCGTCTGCGACACCGGATCGCCCGCACCGGTCGTACCGTTCAGGGTCACTGTGACATTCGCGATAGCCGGCTCGCCAGCATCCTGGCGACCATTGCCGTTACGGTCTTCCCAGACGAAGTTGCCAATGCGGGCCAACCGGTAGAGACCAAGGTCGTATTGCAGATTATCCCCTGATACCGGCGTGAACGGCGCTGTCTCAAAGGTAACATTGGCATCGCTATCGAGCTGATCGTTCCCACCCCGATCCTGCGGACTACGCACATAGCCGGTTGGGATTTCGCTGAAGCGAATGCGGTAGGTATCGGGGAAGAGGTTGGTGAACCGGTAGAGACCAGTGCTGTCGGTGTACGTGTAATCGAGCACGACACCATCACTGTCGCGCAACAGCTCAACGCGCACACCAGGAATGCCGGTCGTCTCATCTGTATCCTGGATACCATCGGCATCCCGATCAAGCCAGACCCGATCGCCAACAGTGATCGTCTCAAAGATACCGGCATCAACCGTGAGATTGTTATCGCCTGAATTCAGCCGCACGATCCCGGTACGACCGTCGGTCGGATTGGCGTCACTATCGGCTGTATCATCACTACCCTGATCCAGCCGGGTGAAGGAGCGGTTGGCCGGTAGGTTACTGAAAACTACATAGTATTCACCTGGCGCGAGATCGGTGAAGAGGTATTCACCATTGGTATTAGTCGTCTGGGTCACAACGAGCGTACCATTTATGGTATAGAGTGCCACCGTGACCCCACTAACCCCACTCTCGCCAGCATCTTGAATCCCATCAACATCACTGTCAAACCAGACCCGATTCCCCAGGCTGGCCGGATTCAGCACACCCATGTCAAGAGAACGGTTTGACGTACCGGAGAGTAGTTCGACAATGGGAGTGCGCAGGTTCGCATCTACATCGCTGTCGGTCTCGTCGGTCGCAACGGCGGCATCACGCGGGCTGAGCAGACTGTAACCGGATGCAGCACTAAACTGAACGAAATACCGACCTGGTTGCAAACCGGTAAAGAGGTATTCACCGCTACCATTTGTTGTTGCCGAAGTAACCAGGACATCATCGGCCGTTCCGGCGATACCGTCAGCCCCAGGCCGGTACAGCGAAACCGATACATTCGCCACGCCAGGCTCGCCGCTATCCTGCCGCCCATTACCGTTCACATCGTGCCAAACCCGATCACCGAGGCTGGCCAATTGATACAAGCCGAGATCCCAACGCAGATCGTTTTCGCCAGCACTCAAGGTTGTAGTCACTGTCTGGAACGTTGACGGATCAACGTCTGAGTCGGCATTGTCATTACCGCCCTGATCCTGTGGACTGACAATATAACTGGCAGGAACAACGAACCGCAGATAGTAATTACCGGCCAGCAGATTCTCGAAGCGGTAGAAACCATCGGCATCGGTCACAGTAGTATTCAGCGGATTACCGGCGCTATCGTACAGTACAACCTGTACACCTGGGATGCCAGCCGTCTCGCTCGCATCCTGGATACCATCCGCGTTGTCATCGCGCCAGACCCGATCACCGATACTGGCCGTTGGCACAATCCCAAAATCCCAGTTTGGATCGTTCTCGCCCGGATCAAGCGTTGTCGCCACGGTCTGCCGGGTTACCGGATCGGCATCGCTATCGCGGGTGTCATCGCTCCCTTGGTTCTGCGGACTGGCGCGATAACCAGTGGGCAGACCAAACTCGACATAGTAATCGCCGGGTACCAGATTGGTGAACGTATAGAGACCGCTGCTGTTCGTAGTTGTGGTTGCCACCGGCACGCTGCTGCCAGGCCGGTAGAGACGAACCTGCACCCCACCGACACCCGGTTCGCCAGCATCTTGAATCCCGTTGTTGTTGGTATCGCGCCAGACCAAATCGCCGATTGAAGCGAACACGAACAGGCCCATATCCCAGTTGGGATCATTCTCGCCCGGCGCCAGATCGATCAGAGCGGTGCGACGAGTCGTTAGATCGGCATCACTATCAGCCGTATCATCACTTCCTTGATCGGTTGCAGTGAGAGCGTAACCGGTCGGCGGCGAACCAAATTGCACAAAGTAGCGACCGGGTGGCAGATTGGCAAAGCTGTAGAGACCACTGGTGTCGGTTGTATTTGTAGCCACCAGTTCATCATCAGCCGTACCGGCCACACCATCGTAGCCAGGGCGATAGAGGCGCACCTCAACGCCACCGACGCCAGGTTCACCAGCATCTTGCACACCGTCGTAATCGAGATCGTTCCAGACCCGATCACCAACACCGGCCAGCAACGCAACCAGACCGGCATCCCAGCTCAGATCGGTCTGATTGGCGGTCAAGGTGATGACCGGCGTCAATCCACTAGCGTCAACATCACTATCCAGATCGTTGTTCGTACCCTGATCAGCAGTCGTAAAGCTATAGCCAGCAGGTAGATTGCTAAACCGTACACGATAAGTACCGACGTTCAAACCGGTAAACCCGTAACGACCAGCACCATCGGTCACGGTGATCGTCGGCTGTACACCGGCTGTACCCGGATCACTATCAATCGGATTGCCACTACCATCGAGCAATTCAACAGTGATACCGGCTACACCTGGCTCACCGGCATCCTGAATCCCGTTACTGTTCGTATCAAACCAAACCCGATCGCCCAGGGCTGCCCCTCTGATAAAGCCGAAATCGAGAGTCTGATTACCATTTGCATCATCACCATCAGCCGTCGGCTCTCCACCAACCGACAGGGTGATCGGCGACGAGCGAACGCTTCCGCCGATCAGGGTTCCGTTATCATCATGATCGACATCAGTATCAGGATCGGGCGCCGGATCGTTACCACTACTCGAACGCATTCCGTGCAACACACCACCGGGCGTAAAGTTATCATCGTCAATCACTACGATGTAATTACCGGCGGCCAGATTGGTAAACTGATAATACCCGGCCTCACCACCGACCGTACTAGTCGTCGCACCGGCAACATATTCTCCGGTATCGGGGATACCGTTATTGTTCACATCACGGAACAGGCTTAGACGCACCCCATCAATACCAGATTCGCCACTTGCCGGCTCATAGCGACCGTCATTGTCACGGTCGTACCAGACCCGATTACCGAGACGCAGGTTCC comes from Chloroflexus sp. Y-396-1 and encodes:
- a CDS encoding SdrD B-like domain-containing protein, with protein sequence MLYYRIVARRSLLSLLLIFAVAFIGLRPDVVLANATVNVMLSTNFPVVNSGDWSVINVDYSCSSVLNTPCENATVTVVIPPELAGGTGDIQALGAGTSPSYNPTTRTVTWTFNSPLAAGDTGRLELRVRFPAGTTPDGTTATLRAEMRSTTAPPNLSNLLTITARAEPRAVAEKTFVSGGAPDVPTTYQLQVCIPDNGSGALNLTNVQIDDALPAGATFVSASDGGTFNSGTNTVTWPATSLTVPNNLCATRTVTVIFPSASFPVGTEVRNVMNVSAQADSATITLTDDDVRRIQPPTPGYGFTKNGPTSALVGDTVTYTFNTINTGTTPLNDVVVTDPVPPELEVTRITVAGGNIAGVRVELAYTTNVNSTFTSVGTFTTTSCVNIAPASGGGCSTLTLGAGERITAIRWRYLDPLPFGFSATGHNFSAVVTAVPVNAVVVNQATSTFTYNGYTATRVDEARTRIIEPGSRAVVMKSVDPAVAYAGDTVTYTITLENNQLGSVSAGLVDPVLADLLVESLRYVAGSSVVVSKPTGAPDPMLDVIDNYNGTGRTLLRWRWSGYNLPPNASFTIRFQAQIDPATVTGTIANTASLASFANPPGQIFIDQCSQQAPDSHDFDSDGNISELICSSSITSLSLAAAATASSAKWVLGQLDTEWTRDPYTGMTTPGGMADYRLIITNTNSVPLTNLVLIDILPWVGDVGVVRFNQPRESQWQPYLAGPIAVPDGATVYYSTTNNPCRNPDLGLTDSSGNPIDAPGCVDPQWSTTLPTDITTVRSVRIDFGSRILYPQDSIVITWPMRAPLGGDPGQIAWNSFGYRAFDIYGNPLLAAEPPRVGIRRGPVIPPSYGNYVWLDADLNGVQDPGETGVNGARIDFYQDSDGVAGPSAGDRWVGFTISGPDNDGNPGYYLFSDPDDIPPGDYYIRVTPPAGYGFTTPDQGGDDARDSDINPTSRYSAVTNLTSGENDDSWDVGLVTVTAVGDYVWIDRNRNGIQDEPPSDGVNGITVRLYNNSGTLIATTVTADDLLGNPGYYLFSGLSAGSYFVEFVLPTGFTFTTADSGSNDNQDSDADPTTGRTGFFTLAANQLDRSRDAGLVVPTGNLRLGNRVWYDRDNDGRYEPASGESGIDGVRLSLFRDVNNNGIPDTGEYVAGATTSTVGGEAGYYQFTNLAAGNYIVVIDDDNFTPGGVLHGMRSSSGNDPAPDPDTDVDHDDNGTLIGGSVRSSPITLSVGGEPTADGDDANGNQTLDFGFIRGAALGDRVWFDTNSNGIQDAGEPGVAGITVELLDGSGNPIDSDPGTAGVQPTITVTDGAGRYGFTGLNVGTYRVRFSNLPAGYSFTTADQGTNNDLDSDVDASGLTPVITLTANQTDLSWDAGLVALLAGVGDRVWNDLDYDGVQDAGEPGVGGVEVRLYRPGYDGVAGTADDELVATNTTDTSGLYSFANLPPGRYFVQFGSPPTGYALTATDQGSDDTADSDADLTTRRTALIDLAPGENDPNWDMGLFVFASIGDLVWRDTNNNGIQDAGEPGVGGVQVRLYRPGSSVPVATTTTNSSGLYTFTNLVPGDYYVEFGLPTGYRASPQNQGSDDTRDSDADPVTRQTVATTLDPGENDPNWDFGIVPTASIGDRVWRDDNADGIQDASETAGIPGVQVVLYDSAGNPLNTTVTDADGFYRFENLLAGNYYLRFVVPASYIVSPQDQGGNDNADSDVDPSTFQTVTTTLSAGENDLRWDLGLYQLASLGDRVWHDVNGNGRQDSGEPGVANVSVSLYRPGADGIAGTADDVLVTSATTNGSGEYLFTGLQPGRYFVQFSAASGYSLLSPRDAAVATDETDSDVDANLRTPIVELLSGTSNRSLDMGVLNPASLGNRVWFDSDVDGIQDAGESGVSGVTVALYTINGTLVVTQTTNTNGEYLFTDLAPGEYYVVFSNLPANRSFTRLDQGSDDTADSDANPTDGRTGIVRLNSGDNNLTVDAGIFETITVGDRVWLDRDADGIQDTDETTGIPGVRVELLRDSDGVVLDYTYTDSTGLYRFTNLFPDTYRIRFSEIPTGYVRSPQDRGGNDQLDSDANVTFETAPFTPVSGDNLQYDLGLYRLARIGNFVWEDRNGNGRQDAGEPAIANVTVTLNGTTGAGDPVSQTAQTDSNGFYLFNDLTPGSYTITVTAPAGYFFTAADQGDDSGDSDANGAGVMATTTLESGEEDLTWDAGLYRPATIGDRVWRDTNGNGVQDTGETGLDNVTVTLTGTTGSGALVNQTITTSGGGFYSFTNLVPGTYQITVTAPTGEVFTYRDITATEVAGANDANDSDADASGVMIATTLDSGETDLTWDAGLVIPANLGDFVWEDLNGNGVQETGEPGFANVAVALIGAGRDRTFGTSDDTLATATTNGSGAYSFTNLQPGLYRVRFTRPNGYAFTVGDAPAATDATDSDVPTGVSATATTITIDLESGENDLTWDAGLYQLLSLGNRVWEDTNNDGQLSTGEFGIDGVMVHLYRDLNGDGDVNDSGETTPVATTTTNHGGYYLFSGLVQGDYLVEVVLPAGYVSSTGTNGSTSGPYEPAPNADTDATDSDDNGTQSGSVVRSTIVRLRPNSEPTGESDPLPAALTDPARNENSNLTVDFGLFRPAQIGNLVWFDRDANGVQNGGDETGIGGVTVQLFYDTNGDGQPSTGDTLVATTTTDASGNYGFSYLIPGNYYLGFGLPTGYVRSPQDQGGNDATDSDPDRTSGFTSLTTLSVGQEDLTWDAGLYQLVNLGNRVWNDVNNNGLLDAGENGIDGVTVNLYRDTDRNGTIDSGEDTPIASTVTSGGGFYSFPNLDPGNYLVEIPASNFNTGQTLGPSGTQPAFRSSTGTVGSATGPYEAAPDPDNNIDNDDNGTDDGSGNILSDIITLRSQDEPTTDGDGNNGNLTLDFGFFRPLALGNLVWHDYDNDRTVDSGEPGINGVVVQLYRDVNGNGSYDAGTDTLVATTTTSGGGNYRFDNLVPGDYLVVIPANNFASGGALRFFRSSDGGNANDSAADPDTDTDGDDNGIGPNVGVVTGAATDLVRSAAVTLSLGGEPTDEDGDSNTNLTVDFGFYSLTIGNRVWLDYNNNGVFDAGDASTGYVNGREMRLFYDADGNGVLDGSEATAVITTTTSNGGRYLFGGLRDGGNYVVELVSNANNVSSTGINGMATGPYEPAPDPDASTVDNDDNGTANGNNERSAVFTVRVGMMPTGEPDITMPYGVTNPAIDANSNLTIDFGLFDEGQIGDRVWLDANGNGIQDGGETTDIAGVTVTIYNAATNQPLDGDPNTPGIQPITRTSVAAATSYLFRYLISGTYYLVFSDIPAQYAVSPSDQGSNDTADSDVNPTTLRTANITLGNTNNNDLSWDLGLYPRLTLGNLVWYDANDNGVVDSGESGIPNVRVELYRDSNGNGQADSGEFVTFTTTDGNGAYLFSGLEQGDYIVVIPASNFAAGQPLYRHRSSTGSNGSATGPYEPAPDPDNNVDNDDNGTDTINGVVSGVISLNPSFEPTTDGDGNNGNLTLDFGFFEPLTLGNLVWNDLNNNGIVDVGEPGIDGVRVELYLDSNGNNQADDSEFVASTTTSGGGLYTFTDLIEGNYIVRIPASQFATGQPLASFVSSTGANGVATGSYEAAPDPDSNINNDDNGTTGGSGNVDSAPITLTRGTEPDVAVDGDGTNGNLTVDFGFFRQARLGDLVWHDQNANGVQDSGENGISGVVVELFSAGPDNAIGGGDDTLVASTTTGVNGIYGFTHLIPGSYYLQFALPAGYSDVSPRDQGSDDTVDSDADPTTRRTTVITLNAGDNDPTWDMGVFNRASVGNFVWEDVNGNGQQDSGENGIDGVTVTLYRADGTAVGSVTTTGGGSYSFSGLLPGAYYLEFSNLPAVYVFTMADQGTDTSDSDANRTTGRTATFTLVSDQTDNTWDAGLYRPASIGDRVWLDTNGNGVQDAVETTGVTGVAVAIFSVGPNGVIGGGDDVFITATNTDTNGNYSFSGLAPGEYYLLFNLPTGFAISTPDQGSNDATDSDVNPISRQTTIITLRSGDNDPSWDMGLYRFASIGDVVWEDLNGNGVQETGEPGVAGVEVRLNGITSVGTTVSLTATTTITGFYQFATLAPGTYTVTVVAPAGYVFTAANQGSDDAADSDTDPTTGVMTATVLESGEVDLTWDAGLYRPASIGNVVWEDLNGNGVQETGEPGVAGVEVRLNGITSVGTTVSLTATTTITGFYQFATLAPGTYTVTVVAPAGYLITAANQGSDDAADSDADPTTGVMTATVLESGEVDLTWDAGLYRPASIGDRVWRDTNGNGVQDTGELGVANVTVQLRGTTGFGTSVNLTATTTITGFYRFDTLAPGTYTITVIAPTGDGFTVADQGGDDARDSDADSSGAMPSTTLVSGEEDLSWDAGLFGAASIGNRVWLDTNGNGVQETGEPGVAGVTVQLSGTTGAGVVVSRTDVTDGNGLYRFDDLAPGTYTVTVVAPAGYVFTAANQGSDDAADSDADPTTGVMTATVLESGEVDLTWDAGLYRFASIGDVVWEDLNGNGVQETGEPGVAGVTVQLSGTTGAGVVVSRTDVTDGNGLYRFENLAPGTYTVTVVAPAGYVFTAANQGSDDAADSDADPTTGVMTATVLESGEVDLTWDAGLYRPASIGNVVWEDLNGNGVQETGEPGVAGVEVRLNGITSVGTTVSLTATTTITGFYQFATLAPGTYTVTVVAPAGYVFTAANQGSDDAADSDADPTTGVMTATVLESGEVDLTWDAGLYRPASIGDRVWRDTNGNGVQDTGELGVANVTVQLRGTTGFGTSVNLTATTTITGFYRFDTLAPGTYTITVIAPTGDGFTVADQGGDDARDSDADSSGAMPSTTLVSGEEDLSWDAGLFGAASIGNRVWLDTNGNGVQETGEPGVAGVTVQLSGTTGAGVVVSRTDVTDGNGLYRFDDLAPGTYTVTVVAPAGYVFTAANQGSDDAADSDADPTTGVMTATVLESGEVDLTWDAGLYRFASIGDVVWEDLNGNGVQETGEPGVAGVTVQLSGTTGAGVVMSRTAVTDGNGLYRFENLAPGTYTVTVVAPAGYLITAANQGSDDAADSDADPTTGVMTATVLESGEVDLTWDAGLYRPASVGDRVWFDADGDGVQGATETGISGIVVTLTGTGPDGVFGTADDIVRTTTTDDNGEYIFSSLPPGEYRLQFTNIPAGLTFSPADSSGDDATDSDVITATGETASFTLLSNQTDLSRDAGLYQLLSLGNLVWEDVNNNGIVDSGEQGAAGIQVLLYRDSNGSGVWDEADTLAGNALTDSDGFYRFTDLPQGDYFVVLPGTQFAADSPWYGYRSSTGARSLTSGPYEPGVLVNSDLDNDDNGTRQSNAAIISSLITLRPDTEPDTTVDGDGRNSNLTVDFGIFRPATVGDWVWNDLNGNGIQDGGEPGIEGVLVTLYDVGDDGNVGTTDDTVVATQRTDSDGFYMFEDVPPGTYYLVFSELPTGGRFTRPGAGGDESTDSDVDPNNSSTAVFTLQSGTDVDRRDAGLILPASIGDLVWEDRDGDGLRDDGEPGLVGVTLRLIGTDIDGNSIDTSAVTNDYGFYRFENLAPGTYTVTVVAPAGYVFTVVNRGNDELDSDADSTGVMSATVLESGEVDLTWDAGLYRPASIGNVVWEDLNGNGVQETGEPGVAGVTVQLSGITGAGVVMSRTAVTDGNGLYRFENLAPGTYTVTVVAPAGYVFTAVHRGNDELDSDADSTGVMSATVLESGEVDLTWDAGLYRPASIGNRVWHDINANGIADPEEQGVSGITVSLYRSDGTLVDTKITDSSGSYLFTNLPPGEYYLTFTIPNGWVFSAPDQGGDDNRDSDVDPNTQQTAIFTLGYGQTDTSWWAGIHQPAPPTAITLLSFTAERQGSGVLLRWVTGSERDTVGFLLLRSSTGDRADAMPIVATPIPAQGSAGSGASYQWFDRTAQPNVSYHYWLVEIEADGERHEFSLISPAIQFTYRVLVPIIQR